A single genomic interval of Shewanella halotolerans harbors:
- the selD gene encoding selenide, water dikinase SelD, protein MSAEKIKLTEYSHGAGCGCKISPKVLGTILASQLPSFDDPNILVGNQTRDDAAVYRLNDETGIISTTDFFMPIVDDPFTFGRIAATNAISDIYAMGGTPMMAIAILGWPVNVLPAEIAQQVVDGGRQACKDAGIMLAGGHSIDAPEPIFGLAVTGQIPLDELKQNDTAKAGDRLFLTKPLGIGILTTAQKQKKLADEDIDIAPRAMCQLNKIGAAIAKISGVTAMTDVTGFGLAGHLIEMCQGATLAAKIDLDALPMLPKAMDYLRLGCIPGGTHRNYDSYGEHLPEVNDEQKALLCDPQTSGGLLIAVSNSHEAELLALLEKEGLPTQCIGHLVPQAKGLPLVELI, encoded by the coding sequence ATGTCAGCAGAAAAGATTAAACTCACCGAATACAGCCATGGCGCTGGCTGTGGTTGCAAGATTTCACCTAAGGTACTGGGCACTATACTCGCCTCTCAGCTACCCAGCTTTGACGATCCCAACATCCTGGTAGGCAATCAGACCCGTGACGATGCCGCCGTTTACCGACTCAACGATGAGACAGGCATCATCAGCACCACAGACTTTTTCATGCCGATCGTGGATGATCCCTTTACCTTCGGCCGCATCGCCGCCACCAATGCCATCAGCGATATCTATGCCATGGGCGGCACTCCCATGATGGCCATCGCTATTTTGGGCTGGCCGGTCAACGTCTTACCCGCCGAGATTGCCCAGCAGGTGGTCGATGGCGGACGCCAGGCCTGTAAGGATGCCGGCATCATGTTGGCAGGTGGCCACAGTATCGATGCGCCCGAGCCTATCTTCGGCCTCGCCGTGACCGGACAGATCCCTTTAGACGAACTCAAGCAGAACGACACCGCCAAGGCGGGCGACAGGCTGTTCCTGACCAAGCCGCTGGGTATCGGCATACTAACCACGGCGCAGAAACAGAAGAAGCTGGCGGACGAGGATATCGATATCGCGCCGCGTGCCATGTGCCAGCTCAACAAGATTGGCGCGGCAATCGCCAAGATCTCCGGGGTTACCGCCATGACGGATGTCACCGGCTTTGGCCTAGCTGGCCACCTGATCGAGATGTGCCAGGGCGCCACGCTGGCGGCCAAGATAGACCTAGATGCCCTGCCCATGCTGCCAAAGGCGATGGATTACCTCAGGCTCGGCTGTATCCCCGGCGGCACCCATAGAAACTACGACAGCTACGGCGAACATCTGCCAGAGGTGAACGACGAGCAGAAGGCCCTGCTGTGCGACCCACAAACCAGCGGTGGTTTGCTTATCGCCGTATCTAACAGCCATGAGGCCGAACTGCTGGCACTACTGGAAAAAGAGGGGCTGCCGACCCAATGCATCGGCCACTTGGTACCGCAAGCCAAAGGACTGCCACTGGTGGAACTGATCTAA
- the fabR gene encoding HTH-type transcriptional repressor FabR, translated as MGIRAQQKEKTRRALVDAAFNQLSAERSFSSLSLREVAREANIAPTSFYRHFKDMNELGLTMVDEGGLTLRQMMRKGRQRAEAGGSVIRISVDTFMEVLESNPNVFRILLHERSGTSAPFRAAVAREIEHFISELAHYTEATTKRTPELARAQAEALVTLVFNAGAAALDMKRVDRKILADRLVIQLRMVAKGAESLQQKMEHR; from the coding sequence ATGGGTATCAGAGCACAGCAAAAAGAAAAAACGCGTCGCGCCTTGGTCGATGCCGCATTTAATCAATTAAGTGCCGAACGCAGTTTTTCTAGCCTGAGTCTGCGGGAAGTGGCTCGCGAGGCCAACATAGCGCCAACCTCCTTCTATCGTCACTTTAAGGATATGAACGAGCTGGGGCTTACCATGGTGGATGAGGGCGGCCTGACCCTGAGACAGATGATGCGCAAGGGACGTCAGCGCGCCGAGGCCGGCGGCAGCGTGATTCGTATCTCAGTCGATACCTTTATGGAAGTCTTGGAGTCTAACCCCAACGTCTTTCGCATCTTGTTGCACGAGCGTTCGGGTACCTCGGCGCCGTTTCGTGCGGCGGTGGCGAGAGAGATAGAACACTTCATTTCTGAGTTAGCGCACTACACCGAGGCGACCACCAAGCGCACCCCCGAACTGGCAAGAGCCCAGGCGGAGGCCCTAGTGACTTTAGTGTTCAATGCTGGCGCCGCGGCGCTGGACATGAAAAGAGTCGATCGCAAGATATTGGCCGATCGTCTGGTGATCCAGCTGCGCATGGTGGCTAAGGGCGCTGAGTCCCTGCAGCAGAAGATGGAACATCGTTAA
- a CDS encoding TetR/AcrR family transcriptional regulator, with protein sequence MARRKEHTHDEIRAMATTAVLRHLEVEPLDSLSLRKVAAAIGYVPSTLVNLFGSYQGLLLAVAELTLDELYRRLAASAQADPIQSQASESSQLEAMAAAYQQFAFAQPRAFQLIFELKATEEQGLSEHHAQLIAQLFGLIEACLARLLPELSTEQLLLASRALWGGVHGLVSLSLDDKLFAPGISIEQAISHHLAVQLKGLGYHKEALCC encoded by the coding sequence ATGGCAAGACGCAAAGAACATACTCATGATGAGATCCGGGCGATGGCGACCACCGCGGTGCTGCGCCACCTGGAGGTCGAGCCGCTCGATAGTCTTAGCCTGCGCAAGGTAGCGGCGGCCATAGGTTATGTGCCCAGCACCCTGGTGAATCTCTTCGGTAGCTATCAGGGCTTATTGCTGGCGGTTGCCGAACTGACCCTGGACGAGCTGTATCGGCGCCTGGCCGCTAGCGCTCAAGCTGACCCGATTCAAAGCCAAGCGTCTGAGTCGAGTCAGCTTGAGGCGATGGCCGCGGCCTATCAGCAATTTGCCTTCGCGCAGCCAAGGGCGTTTCAGCTGATCTTCGAGCTTAAGGCGACGGAGGAGCAGGGGCTGAGCGAGCACCATGCCCAGCTAATCGCGCAGCTGTTTGGCCTGATTGAGGCTTGCCTGGCGCGTCTGCTGCCCGAGCTTTCAACTGAGCAACTGCTACTGGCGAGCCGCGCCCTGTGGGGCGGCGTCCATGGTCTGGTGAGTCTGTCGCTGGACGATAAGCTCTTTGCCCCCGGGATCAGTATTGAGCAGGCCATTAGTCATCATCTCGCGGTACAACTTAAAGGATTGGGTTATCACAAGGAGGCGTTATGTTGTTAA
- a CDS encoding MFS transporter yields the protein MLLTKRFFPYFATQCLGALNDNIYKNVLLLMVTYSQIESLPISVNLFVNLAAGVFILPFFLFSAHAGVVADNMDKAKLIRRLKQLELVIMSCAAMAILTQSYMMMLLLLFLTGSQSAYFGPVKYSLLPQALAEDELVTGNAWVEMGTFLSILTGTLSAGLLVASDKGAIITAATVFVLALAGYLSSRAIPAMPPQGNVTKIRFAPLSGTWRSIAKVRKTPSIWMAILAISWFWFLGATYLTQFPNFAKLHLHADATVVSLLLALFSIGIAAGSFLCERFSFGHVELGLLPFGVAGLTLFGVDLLWSLPELPAQVETIYSFSSFIAESQHYRVMFALFMVGVSGGLFIVPLYAFIQSRADRGECAQAIAANNIMNALFMVVSAVMSILLLEVFGWQITELFLLLALLNAVVALYVYSQVPEFTQRFVSYLLSHILYRVTVTGRDKLPSEGAGIIVCNHVSYVDALIIMGASTRPIRFVMDKSISEMPLLKYLFRHAGVIPICSPRQSEATYNQAFESIHQALADGELVCIFPEGRLTPNGELGEFRPGIDKILARDPVPVIPMALNGLWGSYFSHKDGHALSTRPKRFWSKISVDLDDVVSGTEANRHLLRERVEAMLPAS from the coding sequence ATGTTGTTAACCAAGCGGTTTTTTCCCTATTTTGCGACCCAGTGTCTGGGCGCGCTCAACGATAATATCTACAAGAATGTGCTGCTCCTGATGGTGACCTACAGCCAGATAGAGAGCCTGCCCATCAGCGTCAACCTGTTTGTTAACCTCGCCGCCGGCGTGTTTATTCTGCCTTTCTTCCTGTTTTCTGCCCACGCGGGTGTGGTGGCCGATAACATGGACAAGGCCAAGTTGATCAGGCGCTTAAAGCAGCTCGAGCTGGTGATCATGTCCTGCGCCGCCATGGCGATCTTGACCCAGAGCTACATGATGATGTTGTTGCTGCTCTTCTTAACCGGTAGCCAGTCGGCCTATTTCGGGCCGGTAAAATACTCGCTTTTGCCTCAGGCATTGGCAGAAGATGAGCTGGTGACGGGCAATGCCTGGGTGGAGATGGGCACCTTCCTCTCTATCCTCACAGGTACCCTGAGCGCCGGTCTCTTGGTGGCCAGCGACAAGGGGGCGATCATTACGGCGGCGACCGTATTCGTGTTGGCGCTGGCGGGTTATCTGAGCAGCCGCGCGATTCCTGCCATGCCGCCGCAGGGAAATGTCACTAAGATACGTTTCGCACCTTTGTCTGGCACCTGGCGAAGCATCGCCAAGGTGAGGAAGACGCCGAGTATCTGGATGGCCATCTTGGCGATCAGCTGGTTCTGGTTCCTCGGGGCGACCTATTTGACCCAGTTCCCCAACTTTGCTAAGTTGCATCTGCACGCCGATGCAACCGTGGTTTCACTCCTGTTGGCGCTCTTCTCTATCGGTATTGCGGCGGGCTCCTTCCTGTGTGAGCGCTTCTCCTTCGGCCATGTGGAGCTCGGGCTGCTGCCCTTCGGCGTGGCTGGGCTAACTCTGTTTGGTGTGGATCTGCTGTGGTCGCTGCCCGAGTTGCCCGCACAAGTCGAGACCATCTATAGCTTTAGCAGTTTCATCGCCGAGTCACAGCACTATCGGGTGATGTTTGCCCTGTTTATGGTGGGGGTGAGCGGCGGCCTGTTTATCGTGCCCCTGTACGCCTTTATTCAGTCGCGCGCCGACAGGGGCGAGTGTGCTCAGGCGATCGCCGCGAACAATATCATGAATGCCCTGTTCATGGTGGTCTCGGCGGTCATGTCTATCTTGCTGCTAGAGGTGTTTGGCTGGCAGATCACAGAGCTCTTCCTGTTGCTGGCGCTGCTCAATGCCGTCGTCGCCCTTTATGTCTATAGCCAGGTGCCCGAGTTTACCCAGAGATTTGTCAGTTACCTGCTGAGCCATATCCTGTATCGCGTGACAGTTACCGGCCGTGACAAGCTGCCCAGCGAAGGTGCCGGCATCATAGTGTGCAACCATGTGAGCTATGTGGATGCCTTGATCATCATGGGCGCCTCGACCCGCCCGATCCGTTTCGTGATGGATAAATCTATCAGCGAGATGCCGCTGCTCAAGTATCTGTTTCGTCATGCGGGAGTGATCCCCATCTGTTCGCCGCGTCAGAGTGAGGCCACCTATAATCAGGCGTTCGAGTCTATCCATCAGGCGCTGGCCGATGGCGAGCTGGTGTGTATCTTTCCCGAGGGGCGTCTGACCCCTAACGGTGAGCTGGGCGAGTTCCGTCCCGGTATCGACAAGATCCTCGCCCGCGATCCTGTACCTGTGATCCCTATGGCCCTCAACGGCCTCTGGGGTTCCTATTTCAGCCACAAGGATGGCCATGCCCTAAGTACCAGGCCAAAGCGCTTCTGGTCTAAGATATCCGTGGATCTGGATGATGTGGTGTCGGGCACAGAGGCTAACCGCCATCTGCTGCGCGAGCGGGTCGAGGCCATGTTGCCCGCATCCTAG
- the murI gene encoding glutamate racemase — translation MSANILVFDSGVGGLSILAAVREQVPSANYCYLFDNARLPYGELDEQELIQGCVSLISQAVIQCQADIVVVACNSASTLILPALRACLKVPVVGVVPAIKPAAVLSKKKHLGLLATPGTVNRQYTQGLIEQFASDCRVDRFGSSELVYLAEDKMAQRPVDSEALNHILAPIKASGLDTLVLGCTHFPILREELQSYLGEDVHLLDSSNAIAARVVSLLEPSTSGEIGKSQALYTTDSISEGLRKTLAAWGFRSATAFHDSLMPTGS, via the coding sequence TTGTCAGCAAATATACTCGTGTTCGATTCTGGGGTTGGTGGCCTGTCGATATTGGCGGCGGTGCGAGAGCAAGTTCCCAGCGCGAACTACTGTTATCTGTTTGACAATGCCAGGCTACCCTATGGCGAACTCGACGAGCAGGAGCTGATCCAAGGTTGCGTTAGCTTAATTAGCCAGGCGGTTATCCAGTGTCAGGCGGATATCGTGGTCGTGGCCTGTAACAGTGCCAGCACACTTATCCTGCCAGCGTTAAGAGCCTGCCTGAAGGTGCCCGTGGTGGGCGTCGTTCCGGCTATTAAGCCCGCGGCGGTGTTATCGAAGAAGAAACACCTTGGGCTATTGGCAACGCCCGGTACTGTCAATCGCCAATACACCCAAGGTCTTATCGAGCAATTTGCCAGTGATTGCCGCGTTGACAGATTTGGCTCCTCCGAGCTGGTCTATCTGGCCGAGGATAAGATGGCGCAGCGGCCTGTGGATAGCGAGGCACTGAATCATATCCTCGCACCAATCAAAGCATCCGGGTTAGACACCTTGGTTCTCGGCTGTACTCACTTTCCGATTCTAAGAGAGGAGTTGCAAAGCTACTTGGGTGAGGACGTGCATCTATTAGATTCATCTAACGCCATCGCCGCCAGGGTGGTGAGCCTGCTCGAGCCGAGCACGAGTGGGGAGATAGGTAAGAGCCAGGCGCTCTATACGACAGATAGTATTTCCGAGGGATTAAGGAAGACCTTAGCTGCCTGGGGATTCAGATCGGCTACCGCCTTTCACGATAGCCTGATGCCAACAGGCAGCTAG
- a CDS encoding acyl-CoA desaturase, translated as MKKPPLIWTNILLFAITFLGAVILVPWYGITYGYGMAEWVAFVGLAFASGLSITAGYHRLWSHRTYKAHWSVRFLFALGGALALQNSALHWSSDHRIHHKHVDDNDKDPYSANMGFWYSHIGWMLREYQAQRYHDYKNVRDLQNEKIVMWQHKYYLPLLIIMNIGLPALLGWLNGDIWAMLLMAGLLRLVVVHHCTFFINSLAHIWGSQPYTDKNTARDNGVLALFTYGEGYHNFHHIFENDYRNGILWWHYDPTKWLINAMAWTGLANNLRVTPQERIESAKLQMQLKKAQHKVTQLANHEEILEKIHAEYELLKTHIADYYQAHKELLEAKRKQLTTHQLMLQVEHLKQELLARQKQWKSLTTGFA; from the coding sequence ATGAAAAAGCCTCCCCTCATCTGGACCAACATCCTACTCTTTGCCATCACCTTCTTAGGCGCTGTCATTCTGGTGCCTTGGTATGGCATCACCTATGGCTACGGCATGGCGGAATGGGTAGCCTTTGTCGGCCTAGCCTTCGCCAGCGGCCTGTCGATAACCGCCGGATACCATAGACTCTGGTCACATCGCACCTACAAGGCACACTGGTCGGTACGTTTTCTGTTTGCCTTGGGCGGCGCCCTGGCCCTACAGAACAGTGCCCTGCACTGGTCGTCGGATCACCGCATCCATCACAAACATGTGGATGACAACGACAAAGATCCCTATTCGGCTAACATGGGTTTCTGGTACAGCCATATCGGCTGGATGCTGAGGGAGTATCAGGCACAGCGTTATCACGATTATAAGAACGTCCGTGATCTGCAGAATGAGAAAATTGTGATGTGGCAGCACAAATATTATCTGCCGCTCCTCATCATCATGAACATAGGCCTGCCGGCGCTACTAGGCTGGCTCAATGGCGATATCTGGGCCATGTTGCTGATGGCAGGGCTGCTGCGTCTGGTGGTCGTTCACCACTGCACCTTCTTCATCAACTCACTGGCCCACATCTGGGGCAGCCAGCCCTACACAGACAAGAACACGGCGCGTGACAACGGTGTACTGGCGCTGTTTACCTATGGCGAGGGCTATCATAACTTCCACCACATCTTCGAGAACGACTATCGCAACGGCATCCTCTGGTGGCACTATGATCCCACCAAATGGCTGATCAACGCCATGGCCTGGACAGGGCTGGCCAACAACCTCAGGGTAACCCCTCAGGAACGGATCGAGAGCGCCAAGCTACAGATGCAACTGAAGAAGGCCCAGCATAAGGTCACACAGCTGGCCAACCACGAAGAGATCCTCGAGAAGATCCATGCGGAATATGAGCTACTCAAGACCCATATTGCCGATTACTACCAGGCCCATAAGGAGCTGCTGGAAGCCAAGCGCAAACAGCTGACCACACATCAGCTGATGCTGCAGGTAGAACACCTGAAACAAGAGCTCCTGGCACGCCAGAAACAGTGGAAGTCCCTCACCACTGGCTTTGCCTAA
- the trmA gene encoding tRNA (uridine(54)-C5)-methyltransferase TrmA yields MNVDAMDPQQYDAQLDVKRQKLAQLFADFETPELEVFASQKAHYRMRAEFRVWHEGEDLYYYMFDKAQNQKVRCEQFLPASQLINDMMPELMAALRPNPVLRHKLFQVDFLSTLSGEILVSLLYHKQLDAQWQEEAQALKQALSSKFKVDIIGRARKQKLVMDRDFVIESLPVSGKQLTYKQVENSFTQPNGEVAIKMLEWAIDITRDSNGDLLELYCGNGNFSIALAQNFNRVLATELAKPSVDSAQYNIEANQIENLQIIRMSAEDFTDALAKKRSFRRLEGVDLDSYDCNTIFVDPPRAGLDDNTLSMVQGYERILYISCNPNTLLDNLKVLDKTHKITRFALFDQFPYTDHMESGVLLERR; encoded by the coding sequence ATGAATGTAGACGCAATGGATCCCCAGCAATATGACGCACAACTTGATGTGAAACGTCAGAAACTAGCCCAGCTATTTGCCGACTTCGAGACACCCGAACTGGAAGTGTTTGCCTCACAGAAGGCCCACTACCGCATGCGCGCCGAGTTTCGCGTCTGGCATGAGGGTGAGGATCTCTACTATTACATGTTCGATAAGGCGCAGAACCAGAAGGTTCGCTGCGAGCAGTTCTTACCGGCGAGTCAGTTGATCAACGACATGATGCCCGAGCTGATGGCGGCGCTGCGTCCTAACCCAGTCCTGAGACACAAGCTGTTCCAGGTGGATTTTCTCTCTACCCTCAGCGGAGAGATCTTAGTGTCACTCCTGTATCACAAGCAGCTCGATGCCCAGTGGCAAGAGGAAGCTCAGGCGCTGAAACAGGCACTGTCGAGCAAGTTTAAGGTGGACATCATAGGCCGCGCTCGTAAGCAGAAGCTGGTGATGGATCGCGACTTCGTCATCGAATCCCTCCCCGTCAGCGGCAAACAGCTTACCTACAAGCAGGTCGAAAATAGCTTTACTCAGCCTAACGGCGAGGTGGCAATCAAGATGCTGGAGTGGGCCATCGACATCACCCGTGATAGTAATGGCGATCTGTTGGAGCTCTACTGCGGCAACGGTAATTTCTCTATCGCCCTGGCACAAAACTTCAACCGTGTGCTCGCTACCGAGCTGGCCAAGCCATCGGTGGACTCGGCCCAGTACAACATAGAGGCCAACCAGATAGAAAATCTGCAGATTATCCGTATGTCGGCGGAAGACTTTACCGATGCGCTGGCCAAGAAGCGTAGCTTCAGACGCTTAGAAGGGGTGGATCTGGACAGCTATGACTGCAACACTATCTTCGTCGACCCGCCAAGAGCAGGCTTAGATGACAACACACTATCTATGGTGCAGGGCTACGAGCGTATTCTCTATATCTCTTGTAATCCCAATACCCTGCTGGACAACCTCAAGGTGTTGGACAAGACCCATAAGATCACCCGCTTCGCACTGTTCGACCAGTTCCCCTATACAGATCATATGGAATCTGGTGTGCTGCTGGAGCGTCGTTAA
- a CDS encoding GNAT family N-acetyltransferase — protein sequence MNNPSIISVEAACKTQLPAIYRLEQGLFGDHAYPDFFFRQSFDCWPSGLLVACDDTDRLLGYILLARSEQADCAWILSVAVDDAAQGRGIGRRLITDALSALPDSVTLVKLTVAPENPARHLYAKLGFVDQGLETDYFGPGEDRILMILQR from the coding sequence GTGAATAACCCAAGCATTATCAGTGTCGAGGCGGCTTGTAAGACTCAGCTGCCAGCGATCTATCGTCTCGAGCAGGGGCTCTTTGGCGACCATGCCTACCCGGATTTTTTCTTTCGTCAGAGCTTCGATTGCTGGCCGAGCGGGCTGCTTGTTGCCTGCGACGACACTGATCGCCTACTCGGCTACATCTTGCTGGCAAGGAGTGAACAGGCCGACTGCGCCTGGATCCTCTCTGTGGCCGTCGACGATGCCGCTCAGGGTCGGGGCATAGGCAGGCGCCTGATCACCGATGCCCTAAGTGCGCTGCCAGATAGCGTGACCCTGGTAAAACTCACGGTAGCGCCGGAGAATCCCGCTAGACACCTCTATGCCAAGCTGGGCTTTGTCGACCAGGGGCTGGAAACCGATTATTTCGGCCCGGGCGAAGACAGGATCCTCATGATACTCCAGCGATAA
- the nudE gene encoding ADP compounds hydrolase NudE, giving the protein MPDKKPQILHAEVVAQSRLFQIEQVHLKFSNQVERQYERMKGNARGAVMVVPVHGEELLLGREYAAGTHSYELGFPKGLVDPGETHAEAANRELQEEIGFGARKLTHLMELSLAPGYFASKMQIFVAEDLYESRLEGDEPEPIEVVRWPLSQWSELLLEDDFSESRSVSALFLAQKHLKLK; this is encoded by the coding sequence ATGCCGGACAAAAAGCCGCAGATCCTACATGCCGAAGTTGTTGCCCAGAGCCGTCTGTTTCAGATAGAGCAGGTGCATTTAAAATTTTCGAACCAGGTTGAGCGTCAGTATGAGCGCATGAAGGGCAACGCCCGCGGCGCCGTGATGGTTGTGCCTGTGCATGGCGAGGAGTTACTGCTGGGGCGCGAATATGCGGCGGGCACCCACAGCTATGAGCTGGGCTTTCCCAAGGGCCTGGTGGATCCCGGCGAGACTCATGCCGAGGCGGCCAACCGTGAACTCCAGGAAGAGATAGGTTTTGGCGCCCGTAAGCTGACCCATCTGATGGAGTTGAGCCTGGCGCCTGGCTACTTTGCCAGTAAGATGCAGATCTTCGTCGCCGAAGATCTGTATGAGAGTCGATTAGAGGGTGACGAACCTGAACCCATAGAGGTGGTACGCTGGCCATTGAGCCAGTGGTCTGAGCTGTTATTAGAAGATGATTTTTCCGAATCTCGAAGCGTTAGCGCCTTGTTTTTGGCACAGAAACATCTAAAACTAAAGTAG
- a CDS encoding RNA recognition motif domain-containing protein has protein sequence MQKPFLIVLIVAILGALAISQFTPELYSAVAFFTGAIIASVIFTLQSSPANATGGDTYTGPTMTLYVGNLPYRVHEGEVKELFGKYGPVSSVRLVRDRKTGRRKGFGFIEMSEAGAKKAMTKLNEFEFQERTLKVREAKSQDAEKNEAVQAS, from the coding sequence ATGCAAAAGCCATTTCTTATTGTTTTGATTGTCGCCATCCTGGGCGCATTGGCAATATCTCAGTTCACACCAGAGCTTTATTCAGCGGTCGCATTTTTTACTGGTGCTATTATTGCGAGTGTTATTTTTACACTTCAGTCATCTCCCGCTAACGCTACCGGAGGCGACACTTATACAGGACCCACAATGACACTCTATGTAGGCAACCTGCCTTACCGTGTGCATGAAGGTGAAGTGAAAGAGTTATTCGGCAAGTATGGTCCTGTTAGCTCGGTCAGATTGGTTCGCGATCGCAAGACAGGACGTCGTAAGGGTTTCGGCTTTATCGAGATGTCAGAGGCGGGTGCCAAGAAGGCGATGACCAAGCTAAACGAATTCGAGTTCCAGGAGCGCACTCTCAAGGTTCGTGAAGCTAAATCTCAAGACGCAGAGAAAAACGAAGCAGTACAGGCCAGCTAA
- the mnmH gene encoding tRNA 2-selenouridine(34) synthase MnmH, which yields MGNHQLANVIPASEYGRILASGHPIMDVRAPIEFTKGAFPASSNHPLMRDDERQQVGTCYKEHGQDAAIALGHSLVCGEVKRQRVDAWLAYLDAHPDAYLYCFRGGLRSQLTQQWLAEAGRDVPYIQGGYKAMRQYLIDTIDRAPAVKPMLILSGITGSGKTDFLLQRQEAVDLEGLAHHRGSSFGRYHEGQPTQINFENSLGVALLRHQQSPAKILLLEDESYLIGRSALPKAFYMGMQSASVVILEEPLEARLTRLLDEYVHKMHRGYVERLGEEAGFEAFAEYLANSISGIQKRLGGKQHDELQQMIRDALAVQTQRGDTQAHLEWIALLLSKYYDPMYQYQIGKKADRVIFQGDHQAMHQWLDEYATR from the coding sequence ATGGGGAATCATCAATTGGCTAACGTCATTCCGGCTAGCGAATATGGCCGTATCCTTGCCAGTGGCCATCCCATCATGGATGTGCGCGCGCCGATAGAGTTCACCAAGGGCGCCTTTCCCGCCAGCAGCAACCATCCCCTGATGCGCGACGATGAGCGGCAACAAGTGGGCACCTGCTATAAGGAACATGGCCAAGATGCCGCCATAGCCCTGGGCCACTCACTGGTGTGCGGCGAGGTCAAACGGCAGCGGGTCGATGCCTGGCTCGCCTATCTCGACGCCCATCCAGACGCCTACCTCTATTGCTTTCGCGGTGGCCTACGCTCTCAGCTGACTCAGCAATGGCTTGCCGAGGCTGGCAGAGACGTCCCCTATATCCAGGGCGGCTACAAGGCGATGCGCCAGTACCTTATCGACACCATAGACAGGGCGCCAGCGGTGAAACCTATGCTGATCCTCAGCGGCATCACAGGCAGTGGCAAAACAGACTTTCTGTTGCAGCGCCAGGAGGCAGTGGATCTCGAAGGACTGGCCCATCACAGGGGATCCAGCTTCGGCCGCTATCATGAAGGGCAGCCGACGCAGATCAACTTCGAAAACAGTCTGGGCGTTGCCCTGCTCAGACACCAACAAAGCCCTGCGAAAATCCTGCTGTTAGAAGATGAGAGTTACCTTATCGGACGCTCGGCGCTGCCCAAAGCCTTCTACATGGGAATGCAATCAGCCAGCGTGGTCATCCTGGAGGAACCGCTGGAGGCAAGGCTGACGCGTCTTCTCGACGAGTATGTCCACAAGATGCATAGAGGTTATGTTGAGCGTCTGGGCGAAGAAGCTGGCTTTGAAGCATTTGCCGAGTACCTGGCCAACAGCATCAGTGGCATCCAGAAACGCTTGGGTGGCAAGCAGCATGATGAGCTGCAGCAGATGATCAGAGACGCGTTAGCCGTACAGACCCAGCGCGGCGATACCCAGGCGCACCTCGAATGGATCGCCCTGCTGTTGAGCAAATATTACGACCCCATGTATCAATATCAGATTGGCAAGAAGGCCGACAGGGTGATCTTCCAAGGCGACCATCAGGCCATGCATCAGTGGCTGGATGAATACGCCACTCGCTAG
- the cysQ gene encoding 3'(2'),5'-bisphosphate nucleotidase CysQ yields MKPEEYVEQAISIAIEAGEAIKGIYLEGSFDKEVKSDNTPVTSADIAAHKIISSQLSSLTPEIPVLSEEAADIPFSQRADWQRYWLVDPLDGTGEFIAGSGDFSVIIALVEHNRPIMGIVYVPMTGVVYYAVAGLGAYKRSSKGEVRIASKQLTKDDEPCLRLAVSRRQDPQSVLKLFNHPKHCELVVLGGAALKSCLVAEGRADCYVRIGPTGEWDTGAAQIIIEEAGGQVMDLELQPLSYNERESLENPNFIVVGSTHLPWDELLTGE; encoded by the coding sequence ATGAAGCCAGAAGAGTATGTTGAGCAGGCGATTTCGATTGCCATCGAGGCGGGAGAGGCCATTAAAGGGATCTACCTCGAGGGCAGTTTTGACAAAGAGGTGAAATCCGACAATACCCCGGTAACCTCAGCCGATATCGCGGCCCATAAGATCATCTCTTCCCAGCTAAGCAGCCTTACCCCTGAGATCCCCGTCCTCTCAGAAGAAGCGGCCGACATTCCCTTTTCCCAGCGCGCCGACTGGCAGCGTTACTGGTTGGTTGACCCTCTCGATGGCACGGGTGAGTTTATCGCCGGTAGCGGCGACTTCTCGGTGATCATCGCCCTGGTCGAGCACAACCGCCCCATCATGGGAATCGTCTATGTGCCCATGACGGGTGTGGTCTACTATGCCGTGGCAGGCCTGGGGGCCTATAAGCGTAGCAGCAAGGGCGAGGTGCGTATCGCCAGCAAACAGCTGACCAAAGACGATGAGCCCTGCCTTCGTCTGGCGGTGAGCCGTCGCCAGGATCCTCAATCTGTGTTGAAGCTCTTCAATCATCCTAAGCACTGTGAGCTCGTTGTGCTGGGCGGTGCGGCGTTAAAGAGCTGCCTGGTGGCAGAGGGCCGCGCCGACTGCTATGTGCGCATCGGCCCAACCGGCGAGTGGGATACAGGCGCGGCGCAGATCATCATCGAAGAGGCTGGCGGCCAGGTGATGGACCTCGAGCTGCAGCCGCTGAGCTACAACGAGCGCGAATCACTGGAGAACCCCAATTTCATCGTCGTGGGCTCGACTCACCTGCCATGGGATGAGCTGTTAACCGGTGAATAA